A stretch of Stenotrophomonas indicatrix DNA encodes these proteins:
- a CDS encoding aspartate aminotransferase family protein — translation MKTPASDLHDLATQRPDSLDAYWMPFTANRQYKGAPRMLVRAEGMHYEDVDGRAILDGTAGLWCCNAGHARRRIVDAIAEQAATLDYSPAFQMGSPPAFALAQRLAALAPAGLNHVFFTSSGSEAVDSAMKIVLAHHRLRGEGQRTRFISREKAYHGVGFGGMALGGLPNNRRQFGLQLGGVDYLRHTLDLSRNAFSKGLPRQGAELADDLERLIALHDPSTIAAVFVEPIAGSAGVILPAPGYLQRLREICDQHGILLVFDEVITGFGRVGMAFAAQRFGVTPDLLTFAKGASNGAVPLGGVLVGDSVHASFMQGPPQAIELFHGYTYSGHPLACAAALATLDIYAEERLFERAIELGEYWQERLHALQGLPNVIDIRNFGLVGAVELAPRKDAPGSRGYEVFRRCFHDGRLLVRCTGDIIALSPPLIVDKAQIDRITGTLGEMIRATA, via the coding sequence ATGAAAACCCCTGCAAGCGACCTGCACGACCTGGCCACCCAGCGCCCCGATTCACTGGACGCGTACTGGATGCCGTTCACTGCCAACCGCCAGTACAAGGGCGCGCCGCGCATGCTGGTACGTGCCGAGGGCATGCACTACGAGGACGTCGATGGGCGCGCCATCCTCGATGGCACCGCTGGCCTGTGGTGCTGCAATGCAGGGCACGCCCGCCGACGCATCGTCGACGCGATCGCCGAGCAGGCCGCCACCCTCGATTACTCGCCGGCCTTCCAGATGGGTTCGCCGCCGGCCTTCGCCCTGGCGCAGCGGCTGGCGGCACTGGCCCCGGCCGGGTTGAACCACGTGTTCTTCACCAGCTCGGGTTCGGAGGCAGTGGATTCAGCGATGAAGATCGTGCTGGCCCACCACCGCCTGCGCGGCGAGGGACAGCGCACGCGCTTCATCAGCCGCGAGAAGGCCTACCACGGGGTCGGCTTCGGCGGCATGGCACTGGGCGGGCTGCCCAACAACCGCCGCCAGTTCGGCCTGCAGCTCGGCGGCGTGGACTACCTGCGGCATACCCTGGACCTGTCACGCAATGCGTTCAGCAAGGGCCTGCCACGCCAGGGCGCCGAGCTGGCCGACGATCTGGAACGGCTGATCGCCCTGCACGATCCGTCCACCATTGCCGCGGTGTTCGTTGAACCCATCGCCGGCTCGGCCGGGGTGATCCTGCCGGCGCCGGGCTATCTGCAACGACTGCGCGAGATCTGCGACCAGCACGGCATCCTGCTGGTGTTCGATGAGGTCATCACCGGCTTCGGCCGGGTTGGCATGGCGTTCGCCGCACAGCGTTTCGGGGTCACTCCGGACCTGTTGACCTTCGCCAAGGGCGCCAGCAACGGCGCGGTGCCGCTGGGAGGCGTGCTGGTCGGCGACAGCGTGCATGCCAGCTTCATGCAGGGTCCGCCACAGGCCATCGAGCTGTTCCATGGCTATACGTATTCGGGCCACCCCTTGGCCTGCGCGGCGGCGTTGGCCACGCTGGACATCTACGCCGAGGAACGGTTGTTCGAGCGCGCGATCGAGCTGGGCGAATACTGGCAGGAGCGCCTGCACGCCCTGCAGGGGTTGCCGAACGTGATCGACATCCGCAACTTCGGCCTGGTCGGTGCGGTGGAGCTGGCACCGCGCAAGGATGCCCCCGGCAGCCGTGGCTACGAGGTGTTCCGCCGCTGCTTCCACGACGGGCGCCTGCTGGTGCGCTGCACCGGCGACATCATCGCGCTGTCACCGCCGCTGATCGTGGACAAGGCACAGATCGACCGGATCACCGGGACCCTGGGCGAGATGATCCGGGCCACCGCCTGA
- a CDS encoding aldehyde dehydrogenase, translating into MADFPDRSHWQTLRSRVAIPAQAFIDGRYVDAASGARFDCISPIDGRVLGAVADCDAQDVERAVASARCAFEAGHWSQASPAHRKRVLLALAALVETHADELALLETLDMGKPIRDARRIDLPGVVRCLTWTAEAVDKLYGEIAPTGPRELGLVTREAAGVVAAIVPWNFPLLMACWKIAPALAMGNSVVLKPSERSPLSALRLAALAAEAGLPDGVLNVLPGHGSRVGEPLALHMDVDVLAFTGSTATGARLLEYAGRSNLKRVWLECGGKSPHVVFADAPDLDAAAKGVAQGIFFNQGEVCTAGSRLLVQRSIRDDFVHQVIAYGQRMQPRHPLEADAPMGALVDAAHVDKVLADIARAEADGARLLLGGQRAEVEAGGCYVQPTVFDQVRPEQALAREEVFGPVLAVLGFDDEAEAVRLANDSRYGLAAGLWTRDLGRAHRVARQLRAGSVWVNGWDGGDMTAPFGGYKQSGNGRDKSLHAFDKYSEIKATWIQL; encoded by the coding sequence ATGGCCGACTTCCCCGACCGCAGCCACTGGCAGACCCTGCGCAGCCGCGTGGCGATTCCTGCGCAAGCGTTCATCGATGGCCGCTACGTGGATGCCGCCAGCGGCGCGCGCTTTGATTGCATCAGCCCGATCGACGGGCGTGTACTGGGTGCGGTGGCCGACTGTGATGCACAGGACGTCGAGCGTGCGGTGGCCTCGGCGCGCTGCGCGTTCGAGGCAGGCCACTGGTCGCAGGCCAGCCCCGCCCATCGCAAGCGCGTGCTGCTGGCGCTGGCCGCGCTGGTGGAGACGCACGCCGATGAGCTGGCCCTGCTGGAAACGCTGGACATGGGCAAGCCGATCCGCGATGCGCGTCGCATCGATCTGCCCGGCGTGGTGCGCTGCCTGACCTGGACCGCTGAAGCGGTGGACAAGCTGTACGGTGAAATCGCCCCCACCGGTCCGCGCGAGCTGGGCCTGGTCACGCGCGAGGCCGCAGGCGTGGTGGCGGCCATCGTGCCGTGGAATTTTCCGCTGCTGATGGCGTGCTGGAAGATCGCGCCGGCATTGGCGATGGGAAATTCAGTAGTGCTGAAACCCTCCGAGCGCTCGCCACTGAGTGCGTTGCGGCTGGCCGCACTGGCGGCCGAAGCGGGATTGCCGGACGGCGTGCTCAACGTGTTGCCCGGTCACGGCTCACGCGTGGGCGAGCCGCTGGCCCTGCACATGGACGTGGACGTGCTGGCCTTCACCGGCTCCACCGCTACCGGCGCCAGGCTGCTCGAATACGCGGGGCGCTCCAACCTCAAGCGGGTCTGGCTGGAATGCGGTGGCAAGAGCCCACACGTGGTGTTCGCCGACGCGCCGGACCTGGATGCGGCCGCCAAGGGCGTGGCGCAGGGCATCTTCTTCAACCAGGGCGAAGTCTGCACCGCCGGTTCGCGGTTGCTGGTGCAGCGTTCGATCCGCGATGACTTCGTGCACCAGGTGATCGCCTACGGCCAACGCATGCAGCCCCGCCATCCGCTGGAGGCCGATGCACCGATGGGCGCGCTGGTCGATGCCGCGCACGTGGACAAGGTACTGGCCGATATCGCCCGGGCCGAAGCCGATGGCGCGCGCCTGCTGCTGGGCGGCCAGAGGGCCGAAGTGGAGGCGGGCGGTTGCTATGTGCAGCCGACGGTGTTCGACCAGGTACGCCCGGAACAGGCATTGGCCCGCGAGGAAGTGTTCGGCCCGGTGCTGGCGGTGCTCGGCTTCGATGACGAAGCCGAGGCCGTGCGCTTGGCCAACGACAGTCGCTATGGACTGGCCGCCGGCCTGTGGACGCGGGATCTTGGACGCGCCCATCGCGTAGCCCGCCAACTGCGCGCGGGCAGCGTGTGGGTGAACGGCTGGGACGGCGGTGACATGACGGCACCGTTCGGTGGCTACAAGCAGTCCGGCAACGGCCGCGACAAGTCGCTGCACGCCTTCGACAAGTACAGCGAGATCAAGGCCACCTGGATCCAGCTGTAG
- a CDS encoding MFS transporter: MSTITAAAPPVNSPRRVLLASLIGTTIEFFDFYIYATAAVLVFPHLFFPESSDQAALLQSLATFAVAFIARPVGSAVFGHFGDRIGRKATLVAALLTMGLSTVAIGLLPTHAQIGLWAPALLALCRFGQGLGLGGEWGGAVLLATENAPPGKRAWYGMFPQLGAPIGFLLSAGIFLLLGRFLGQDDFLQWGWRIPFVASALLVGLGLWVRLNIHETPDFKRALERKAPVRLPMWTVLRDHPLPMLLGTLGAFATFVLFYLMTVFSLGHGTAVLGYSREQFLLMQMVAMLFFAAGIPLSARYGDRWGTRRTMAIASLLIIGFGVLFAPLFQPGSPWLVLTFLCLGLFLMGLTYGPCGTFLAEIYPVEVRYTGASLSFNLAGILGAAPAPYLATWLAERYGLVAVGYYLCLTAVITLCALLALQRRQR, translated from the coding sequence ATGTCGACGATCACCGCTGCCGCGCCACCCGTGAATTCTCCCCGCCGTGTCCTGCTGGCCAGCCTGATCGGCACCACCATCGAGTTCTTCGACTTCTACATCTACGCCACCGCCGCGGTGCTGGTGTTCCCGCACCTGTTCTTCCCGGAAAGCAGCGACCAGGCCGCCTTGCTGCAGTCCCTGGCCACCTTCGCGGTGGCGTTCATCGCACGCCCGGTGGGCTCGGCGGTGTTTGGTCACTTCGGGGACCGTATCGGCCGCAAGGCCACCCTGGTGGCCGCGCTGCTGACCATGGGCCTGTCCACGGTCGCCATCGGCCTGCTGCCCACCCATGCGCAGATCGGCCTGTGGGCGCCGGCACTGCTGGCGCTGTGCCGCTTCGGCCAAGGCCTGGGCCTGGGCGGCGAATGGGGTGGGGCGGTGCTGCTGGCCACCGAGAATGCGCCGCCGGGCAAGCGCGCCTGGTACGGCATGTTCCCGCAGCTGGGTGCACCGATCGGCTTCCTGCTGTCAGCCGGCATCTTTCTGCTGCTCGGTCGCTTTCTGGGCCAGGACGATTTCCTGCAATGGGGCTGGCGCATTCCGTTCGTTGCCAGCGCGCTGCTGGTCGGCCTTGGCCTGTGGGTGCGGCTGAACATCCACGAGACACCGGATTTCAAGCGCGCGCTGGAGCGCAAGGCGCCGGTGCGCCTGCCGATGTGGACGGTGCTGCGCGACCATCCGCTGCCGATGCTGCTGGGCACGCTGGGTGCATTCGCCACCTTCGTGCTGTTCTACCTGATGACGGTGTTCAGCCTCGGCCATGGCACCGCCGTGCTCGGCTACAGCCGCGAGCAGTTCCTGCTGATGCAGATGGTGGCGATGCTGTTCTTCGCCGCCGGCATCCCGCTGTCGGCGCGCTACGGTGATCGCTGGGGAACGCGCCGCACGATGGCCATCGCCAGCCTGCTGATCATCGGCTTCGGTGTGCTGTTCGCGCCTTTGTTCCAACCCGGCAGCCCGTGGCTGGTACTGACGTTCCTGTGCCTGGGCCTGTTCCTGATGGGGCTGACCTACGGCCCGTGCGGCACGTTCCTGGCCGAAATCTATCCGGTGGAAGTGCGCTACACCGGTGCCTCGCTGTCGTTCAACCTGGCCGGCATTCTGGGCGCAGCCCCGGCGCCGTACCTGGCGACCTGGCTGGCCGAGCGTTATGGGCTGGTCGCGGTCGGCTACTACCTGTGCCTGACCGCAGTGATCACCCTGTGCGCGCTGCTCGCCCTGCAGCGCCGCCAGCGCTGA
- a CDS encoding bacteriohemerythrin, with the protein MALLVWQDDLNIGIDVIDQQHRRIIEMLNHLHVAQTSLQRAAVGEVIDEVVDYTMSHFAFEEELMEEAGYPFCAAHKRVHEVFIKRVSEYRMRFQAGEDISDELRTMLSRWLFNHIRGDDQAYAEQVKQHLNQFAREHQSGGWLGRTLKRFFG; encoded by the coding sequence ATGGCACTACTGGTCTGGCAGGACGATCTGAACATCGGCATCGATGTGATCGATCAGCAACACCGCCGCATCATCGAGATGCTCAACCACCTGCACGTGGCGCAGACCAGCCTGCAGCGGGCAGCGGTGGGCGAAGTCATTGACGAGGTGGTGGACTACACCATGTCGCACTTCGCATTCGAAGAAGAGCTGATGGAGGAGGCCGGCTACCCGTTCTGTGCCGCGCACAAGCGTGTGCATGAGGTCTTCATCAAGCGGGTATCGGAATACCGCATGCGCTTCCAGGCCGGTGAGGACATCAGTGACGAGTTGCGCACCATGCTCTCGCGCTGGCTGTTCAACCACATCCGCGGCGACGACCAGGCCTATGCCGAACAGGTCAAGCAGCACCTGAACCAGTTTGCCCGCGAGCACCAGAGCGGCGGGTGGCTGGGCCGCACGCTCAAGCGCTTCTTCGGCTGA
- a CDS encoding diguanylate cyclase, whose product MPVLPQAAVDGDLADPLPQRILLVENSRAFTGMLREAIEQRLELPVVVASSLAEADRLLSEEGGWFLVLTGLVLADGDRDAVVEFFLKRNLPTVVVSGVYDEDLRKRVLQQQIIDYVLKNTPGSIDYLVWLVQRLERNRRIAALVVDDSPSARGYAAALLRMYGHEVYEAADGSEGLAAIEAHPAIRLAVVDQEMPGMQGVEFTRRLRTLRSRDKVAVIGISGNADASLIPRFLKNGANDFLRKPFSREEFFCRVSQNVDQLELIGTLQDLATRDFLTGLPNRRCFLEQSQRQLPQLQLHGQCVAVAMIDIDHFKHINDTHGHEAGDDALRAVARAVGDHARSQDLIARFGGEEFCLLVPDMEQDEALLYFEELRQRIAALEVDIGSATLRMTVSIGLCCLRPQRDALHRLISEADRQLYLAKAGGRNRVSCTTVASPLRPREAALS is encoded by the coding sequence ATGCCCGTCCTGCCGCAGGCCGCTGTCGATGGCGACCTGGCCGATCCGCTGCCGCAGCGCATCCTGCTGGTGGAAAATTCCCGTGCCTTCACCGGCATGCTGCGCGAAGCCATCGAACAGCGCCTGGAGCTGCCGGTGGTGGTGGCCAGCTCGCTGGCCGAAGCTGATCGCCTGCTCAGTGAAGAAGGCGGCTGGTTCCTGGTGCTGACCGGGCTGGTGCTGGCCGATGGCGACCGCGACGCGGTGGTCGAGTTCTTCCTCAAGCGCAACCTGCCGACCGTGGTGGTCAGCGGCGTGTACGACGAGGATCTGCGCAAGCGCGTGCTGCAGCAGCAGATCATCGATTACGTGCTGAAGAACACTCCGGGCAGCATCGACTATCTGGTCTGGCTGGTGCAGCGCCTGGAACGCAACCGGCGCATCGCCGCGCTGGTGGTGGACGACTCGCCGTCCGCACGCGGCTATGCCGCCGCCCTGCTGCGCATGTACGGTCATGAGGTGTACGAGGCTGCCGATGGCAGCGAAGGCCTGGCAGCGATCGAGGCGCACCCGGCGATCCGTCTGGCCGTGGTCGACCAGGAGATGCCGGGCATGCAGGGCGTGGAGTTCACCCGCCGCCTGCGTACCCTGCGCTCGCGCGACAAGGTGGCGGTGATCGGCATTTCCGGCAATGCCGATGCGTCGCTGATTCCGCGCTTCCTGAAGAACGGCGCCAATGACTTCCTGCGCAAACCCTTCTCGCGTGAAGAGTTCTTCTGCCGTGTCTCGCAGAATGTGGACCAGCTGGAACTGATCGGCACGCTGCAGGACCTCGCCACCCGCGATTTCCTCACCGGCCTGCCCAACCGCCGCTGCTTCCTGGAACAGAGCCAGCGCCAGCTGCCGCAACTGCAGCTGCATGGCCAGTGCGTGGCGGTGGCGATGATCGACATCGACCATTTCAAGCACATCAACGACACCCACGGCCACGAAGCGGGTGACGATGCGCTGCGTGCGGTAGCCCGTGCTGTCGGCGACCACGCGCGAAGCCAGGACCTGATCGCGCGCTTCGGCGGCGAGGAATTCTGCCTGCTGGTGCCGGACATGGAACAGGACGAAGCCCTGCTCTATTTCGAGGAGCTGCGCCAGCGCATCGCCGCGCTGGAAGTGGACATCGGCAGTGCCACGCTGCGCATGACGGTCAGCATCGGCCTGTGCTGCCTGCGGCCGCAGCGTGACGCGCTGCACCGGCTGATTTCCGAGGCCGATCGCCAGCTGTACCTGGCCAAGGCCGGAGGCCGCAACCGGGTCAGCTGCACCACGGTGGCCAGCCCGCTGCGCCCGCGCGAGGCTGCGCTGTCCTGA
- a CDS encoding MASE1 domain-containing protein — MDRLKNAFEVSFRIRPVGLALAAVYAASCLVSRQFSLDQFFLPAGIRAAALLIVPMRLWPYLLLGEYIYFAKLRLPMIDTYGLDWVILASTLLMPMAMLVIYLHRMRTPSEAATGLWLLSLSFCTALFVPGLNLGISYALWTNPPPSNLLDAVDRAIFGHFAAIITLVPLAFLWGLRHADPSWRTRLVAPTAVAILLMLILGLGMQLTGSSAHVARKHLVLIAALPAIALTFMHGWRGAAIAIPLLNLPLHAATPSTGLPSSFDLGTFATQQNMAVMSVALLALGSSISYHHQRARSRGLAEETTLRLTRSSHQTSERELRERAIRLKHLSEGMDSSLSEMVSWLKSQGHHAVANSLHHASSVHSRLFREQASLVYPTGLEQVGLYVALQGGGAYRIWSNTHRVNRPRLTGNPFILNVDLQLVIYRTLIEAVSLLLELEAGQICVRTRCGTAGSRRGIVAVVALLDRGCALSTDTTHQAVERLSGRIQAYGGAVHCRSNRLRLAVYDSISSVQPQIPTSA, encoded by the coding sequence CTGGACCGTTTGAAGAATGCCTTCGAGGTGAGCTTCCGCATTCGACCGGTCGGACTTGCGCTGGCCGCCGTCTACGCTGCCAGCTGCCTCGTCTCGCGCCAGTTCTCGCTGGACCAGTTCTTCCTGCCAGCAGGTATCCGGGCGGCTGCGCTGCTGATCGTCCCGATGCGCCTGTGGCCCTATCTGTTGCTCGGCGAGTACATCTACTTCGCCAAGCTGCGCCTTCCCATGATCGATACCTACGGCTTGGACTGGGTCATCCTGGCATCGACCCTGCTGATGCCGATGGCGATGCTGGTGATCTATCTGCATCGGATGAGAACACCATCCGAGGCCGCCACCGGCCTCTGGCTGCTGTCGTTGTCGTTCTGCACAGCGCTGTTCGTCCCGGGTCTTAATCTGGGCATTTCATATGCCCTCTGGACGAATCCGCCGCCCAGCAACCTGCTGGACGCGGTCGATCGGGCAATCTTTGGCCACTTCGCCGCCATCATCACCTTGGTCCCGCTGGCCTTCCTGTGGGGCCTGCGGCACGCAGATCCCAGCTGGCGCACCCGCCTTGTCGCGCCCACCGCTGTGGCGATCCTGTTGATGCTGATACTGGGCTTGGGTATGCAGCTGACAGGCAGCAGCGCCCATGTCGCCCGCAAACACCTTGTACTGATAGCGGCCCTGCCCGCCATCGCCCTGACCTTCATGCATGGTTGGCGTGGTGCAGCCATTGCAATTCCGCTGTTGAACCTCCCGCTTCATGCCGCGACGCCCAGCACTGGCCTCCCCTCCTCCTTCGACCTGGGCACGTTCGCAACCCAACAGAACATGGCGGTGATGAGTGTCGCTCTGCTCGCGCTGGGATCCAGCATCAGCTATCACCATCAACGCGCCCGGTCCCGAGGCTTGGCAGAGGAAACCACGTTGCGCCTGACACGCAGCTCCCACCAGACCAGCGAGCGTGAGCTACGCGAGCGGGCCATCCGTCTCAAGCATCTGAGTGAGGGCATGGACAGTTCGCTCAGCGAGATGGTCAGCTGGCTGAAGTCCCAGGGTCACCACGCGGTTGCAAACAGCCTGCACCATGCATCGTCCGTGCATTCACGACTGTTCCGGGAACAAGCCAGCCTGGTCTACCCCACTGGACTGGAACAGGTCGGGCTGTATGTCGCGTTGCAAGGCGGTGGCGCGTACAGGATCTGGAGCAATACCCACCGGGTCAATCGACCCAGGTTGACCGGAAACCCGTTCATCCTGAATGTAGACCTGCAATTGGTGATCTACCGCACCCTGATCGAGGCGGTCTCGCTGCTGCTGGAACTGGAGGCGGGCCAGATCTGTGTACGGACCCGGTGTGGCACGGCCGGTAGCCGCCGTGGCATCGTCGCGGTCGTCGCACTGCTGGACCGTGGCTGTGCGCTGTCCACTGACACGACCCACCAGGCCGTCGAGCGCCTGAGCGGACGGATTCAGGCCTACGGTGGCGCGGTACATTGCCGCAGCAATCGGCTCCGCCTTGCGGTATACGACTCGATTTCCAGTGTGCAGCCGCAGATTCCAACGTCGGCCTGA
- a CDS encoding MASE1 domain-containing protein, producing the protein MRLNWWNEGLQLKLRIHPAGLALAVLYAIACWATRQLSLDQFYLPAGVRVAAVLLCPPRLWPYLLLGEYAYFAQMRVPMIDRYGLTWVILGSAFQMPVVMTIVHLHRNVISAVKNAWLISVAAFAAISVTLINLLLANFLWPTPPDFPLLTGIVRLVVGDFIGILTFAPLVLLWSRGKAEVQVRKRDVAQMAGALALMVVLGLSAADVPADAVTTKVSLQLLMALPAVLLTCVYGWRGAAIGVPTLNMIIGLTTPATHPESFDPASFATQQIMAVTGAALLILGSRITHYYRRYRLREIGERNAIRLARSSHVASELDLRERALHLRRLGDGIDHALDEVINWLSAQGHLSIAESLVHVASIHSRQLREQTSMIYPTALEHLGLYVALRAGGVREAWEKTARVANPALLGDPCQLSVGLQLAAYRTVIDAVSLLIQGEAGQIHVRARCGRIGSHRGILMTVSLLDQQRHLSDATVAAAMERLAGRTLAYGGALKCTRNRIMLAMKETGTAAPLEVFTSNGRNSISGFEADASRAKA; encoded by the coding sequence GTGCGATTGAACTGGTGGAATGAAGGCCTGCAGCTGAAGTTGCGCATCCATCCGGCAGGACTTGCCTTGGCTGTGCTGTACGCGATTGCCTGCTGGGCCACACGGCAGCTCTCGCTTGATCAGTTCTATCTTCCCGCCGGCGTACGCGTTGCTGCGGTACTGCTCTGCCCACCTCGGCTTTGGCCTTATCTCCTGCTGGGCGAGTATGCCTACTTCGCGCAGATGCGCGTGCCGATGATCGATCGGTACGGATTGACGTGGGTCATTCTTGGCTCGGCATTCCAGATGCCGGTCGTCATGACGATCGTCCATCTTCACCGCAACGTGATCTCGGCAGTAAAGAATGCCTGGCTCATATCGGTTGCCGCATTCGCCGCAATATCCGTCACGCTGATCAACCTGCTTCTTGCAAATTTCCTCTGGCCGACACCACCCGATTTCCCCCTATTGACCGGCATCGTCCGCCTGGTGGTGGGTGACTTCATCGGTATCCTGACGTTCGCGCCACTTGTGCTGCTCTGGTCTCGAGGGAAGGCCGAAGTACAGGTACGGAAGCGTGACGTCGCGCAGATGGCGGGGGCCCTCGCACTGATGGTCGTGCTCGGCCTGTCAGCTGCGGATGTGCCAGCTGATGCAGTGACGACGAAAGTGTCTCTGCAACTTCTCATGGCACTTCCTGCGGTCCTTCTGACATGCGTGTATGGATGGCGGGGCGCCGCCATCGGCGTGCCGACCCTGAACATGATCATCGGTCTGACCACACCCGCCACTCACCCGGAGTCGTTCGACCCTGCGTCATTCGCTACCCAGCAGATCATGGCCGTCACCGGCGCAGCGCTGCTCATACTTGGCTCCCGGATCACCCACTACTATCGGCGTTATCGACTCAGGGAGATCGGGGAGAGAAATGCCATAAGACTCGCGCGGAGCTCACATGTCGCCAGTGAGCTTGACCTTCGCGAACGTGCGTTGCATCTAAGGAGGCTGGGTGATGGCATTGATCACGCGCTTGACGAGGTGATCAACTGGCTTTCCGCTCAGGGCCATCTTTCGATTGCGGAGAGTCTTGTGCATGTGGCGTCGATCCATTCGCGCCAGCTGCGCGAGCAGACAAGCATGATCTATCCGACGGCTCTGGAGCACCTCGGGCTTTATGTTGCATTGAGGGCAGGAGGCGTCCGCGAAGCGTGGGAGAAGACGGCCCGTGTCGCCAATCCGGCGCTGCTTGGCGACCCCTGCCAACTCAGCGTCGGCCTGCAACTAGCCGCCTACCGCACGGTGATCGACGCGGTGTCATTGCTGATCCAGGGTGAAGCAGGGCAGATCCACGTGCGGGCACGCTGCGGACGTATCGGTTCGCATCGTGGAATCCTGATGACGGTTTCCTTGCTGGATCAACAGCGACACCTCTCCGACGCAACTGTCGCCGCAGCCATGGAACGTTTGGCCGGGAGAACGCTGGCCTACGGGGGCGCACTGAAATGCACCCGGAATCGCATCATGCTGGCAATGAAGGAAACGGGCACGGCCGCCCCTCTGGAAGTTTTCACGTCAAATGGAAGAAACAGCATTTCGGGATTCGAAGCGGATGCCTCACGCGCGAAGGCGTGA
- a CDS encoding NAD(P)/FAD-dependent oxidoreductase, giving the protein MSAAFPPSWYASSLPEPPALPPLRGELHADVAILGAGYTGLTAALELALRGQRVVVLEAQRIGWGASGRNGGQALVGYGCEVDELERQLGHEDARRLFDWSREAVQAMRARIDRHGIDCHWVEGHASVAIRARHERDLRANCEHLQRHYDYPMQWWERDTLRGQLDSPRYRAAMFDPLSAHLHPLAYARGLADAARAAGVVIHEQSPVTRIQRGAHAVLHTDHGSVRAPQLVVAGNALLQGLVPELERRIMPVGTYIGASAPLGAERARALIGNNMAVSDTAWALDYFRLSHDHRLLFGGRASYSALPPPGLHRVMQRRMHEVFPQLADIPLQQVWGGYVDITRNRAPHWGRLDGNVYFAQGFSGHGVAAAGLAGEVIAEAIVGQSERLDVFQRLRHAPFPGGRLLRMPLLVAAMSWYKLRDALW; this is encoded by the coding sequence GTGAGCGCCGCCTTCCCGCCCAGCTGGTACGCCAGCAGCCTGCCCGAACCGCCCGCATTGCCGCCGTTGCGCGGTGAACTGCATGCCGATGTGGCGATACTGGGCGCCGGCTATACCGGCCTCACCGCCGCACTGGAACTGGCCCTGCGCGGCCAGCGGGTGGTGGTGCTGGAAGCGCAGCGGATCGGCTGGGGAGCCTCGGGCCGCAATGGTGGCCAGGCGCTGGTCGGCTACGGCTGCGAAGTGGACGAGCTGGAACGCCAGCTCGGCCACGAGGATGCGCGCCGCCTGTTCGACTGGTCGCGCGAGGCGGTACAGGCGATGCGTGCGCGCATCGACCGGCATGGCATCGATTGCCATTGGGTGGAGGGCCACGCCAGCGTTGCCATCCGCGCACGCCACGAGCGCGACCTGCGCGCCAACTGCGAACACCTGCAGCGACATTACGATTACCCGATGCAGTGGTGGGAGCGCGATACCCTGCGTGGGCAACTGGACAGTCCGCGCTACCGCGCGGCGATGTTCGACCCGCTCAGCGCCCACCTGCATCCGCTGGCCTACGCCCGCGGGCTGGCCGATGCCGCGCGCGCAGCCGGGGTGGTCATCCACGAACAATCGCCGGTGACGCGCATTCAACGCGGCGCACATGCGGTGCTGCATACCGACCACGGCAGCGTGCGCGCGCCGCAGCTGGTGGTGGCCGGCAACGCCCTGCTGCAGGGGCTGGTGCCTGAGCTCGAGCGGCGCATCATGCCGGTCGGTACGTATATCGGCGCCAGCGCACCGCTGGGGGCCGAGCGCGCCCGTGCCCTGATCGGCAACAACATGGCGGTCTCCGATACGGCCTGGGCGCTGGACTATTTCCGGCTCAGCCATGACCACCGCCTGCTGTTCGGTGGCCGCGCCAGCTATTCCGCGCTGCCGCCGCCGGGCCTGCACCGGGTGATGCAGCGGCGCATGCACGAGGTGTTCCCGCAACTGGCCGACATCCCGCTGCAGCAGGTCTGGGGCGGTTATGTGGACATCACCCGCAACCGTGCCCCGCACTGGGGCCGGCTGGATGGGAATGTGTACTTCGCGCAGGGCTTCTCCGGCCACGGCGTGGCAGCGGCCGGGCTGGCCGGTGAAGTGATCGCCGAAGCCATCGTTGGCCAGAGCGAGCGGCTGGACGTGTTCCAGCGCCTGCGCCATGCCCCCTTCCCCGGCGGACGCCTGCTGCGCATGCCGCTGCTGGTGGCGGCCATGTCCTGGTACAAGCTGCGGGATGCGTTGTGGTGA